One Actinopolymorpha sp. NPDC004070 DNA segment encodes these proteins:
- a CDS encoding winged helix-turn-helix domain-containing protein codes for MRTSQLLPLLRSQAQGSLLAQLYLHPETEYSLTDLARALRVSVKTIHHEADRLSEAGLIKSRRRGNLRLVSADTSHRLVAPLTDLLVATYGPLPVMSDLLSPIAGVEQAFIYGSWAARHTGEAGPVPADLDVLVVGDADLDELDDAARQARQQLRFEVNVHRVGRAEWESPTDDPFLAHLRSRPLVEVELTPPGGGVGSASRHSA; via the coding sequence ATGAGAACGTCTCAGCTGCTTCCGTTGTTGCGCTCGCAGGCTCAGGGCAGCCTGCTGGCGCAGCTGTACCTTCACCCGGAGACGGAGTACAGCCTGACCGATCTCGCCCGAGCGCTCCGGGTGAGCGTGAAGACGATTCACCACGAAGCGGACAGGCTGTCCGAAGCGGGTTTGATCAAGTCCCGGCGGCGGGGGAATCTCCGTTTGGTCTCGGCTGACACCAGTCATCGGCTGGTTGCCCCACTCACCGACCTCCTGGTGGCGACCTACGGGCCGCTGCCCGTGATGTCGGATCTTCTCAGCCCCATCGCCGGCGTGGAGCAGGCGTTCATCTACGGCTCCTGGGCCGCGCGGCACACGGGCGAAGCAGGACCCGTGCCGGCAGACCTCGACGTGTTGGTGGTCGGTGACGCCGACCTCGACGAACTCGACGACGCCGCTCGGCAAGCACGGCAGCAGCTTCGGTTCGAGGTCAACGTCCATCGAGTCGGACGCGCCGAGTGGGAGTCGCCTACCGACGATCCCTTTCTTGCTCACTTACGATCTCGTCCTTTGGTCGAAGTCGAGTTGACTCCTCCAGGAGGAGGGGTTGGCTCCGCCTCGCGGCACAGTGCCTGA
- a CDS encoding alpha-L-arabinofuranosidase C-terminal domain-containing protein, with protein MTHPSATILIDRSREVGRIDPQIYGHFLESSFFGNIEGGVFDEGSPLSYDGPGVRSGLRKDVLTLCRELGLPIVRWPGGNFASPYHWEDGIGSRDSRPRRLELAWGGLETNRFGTDEFLAWCAEVGTEPYLVHSCRDVDEAVRWVEYTNSRADTAYTRRRAENGRREPYGVRYWGIGNEVYGPWQYGHRSASEYAGAARDHARFMRLVDPDIRLVAVGIPWEQEEWTRPLLEQAGNLVDYISLHLYGASTHLFSSASGDDDYDAVVAQPAYFEQRIQDYSHLVAGLAAKAGVNRPLALALDEWNIRHLEPASWPEPSPSDEGGFVPRDVATPDESPTNLRVNRWSPRTLADALFYAGVFHALHRGTDLPVPPTMANTVNLVNANGLVVARPGGAVRSASYHVWDLYQNSLGNRALASQVDGPSRSAALRQGDERERGGRHTTRPAVVAYLDVSATLTEDRRFLRIAVINRHRSNPIRARIVLDGRAETLPPSAHVRDLGADVDDVLAGNSLIAPDSVSVRDRGRVDVPSGEYDFPPHSVTVLSFAL; from the coding sequence GTGACACATCCGTCGGCGACCATTCTGATCGACCGCAGCCGCGAAGTCGGCCGCATCGACCCGCAGATCTACGGCCACTTCCTCGAGTCGTCGTTCTTCGGCAACATCGAGGGCGGCGTCTTCGACGAGGGATCACCCCTGTCCTACGACGGCCCCGGTGTGCGGAGCGGTCTGCGCAAGGACGTGTTGACGCTGTGCCGGGAGCTCGGCCTGCCGATCGTTCGCTGGCCGGGCGGCAACTTCGCCTCGCCGTACCACTGGGAGGACGGTATCGGGTCACGCGACTCGAGACCCCGGCGCCTGGAGCTGGCCTGGGGCGGACTGGAGACCAACCGGTTCGGCACCGACGAGTTCCTGGCCTGGTGCGCCGAGGTCGGCACCGAGCCCTACCTCGTGCACAGCTGCCGCGACGTCGACGAGGCCGTGCGCTGGGTCGAATACACCAACAGCCGGGCCGACACCGCCTACACCCGCCGACGGGCCGAGAACGGCCGGCGTGAACCGTACGGCGTCCGTTACTGGGGGATCGGCAACGAGGTCTACGGGCCGTGGCAGTACGGCCATCGCTCGGCGAGCGAGTACGCCGGGGCGGCCCGCGACCACGCACGCTTCATGCGTCTCGTCGATCCCGACATCAGGCTGGTGGCTGTCGGGATCCCATGGGAGCAGGAAGAGTGGACCCGTCCGCTGCTGGAGCAGGCGGGAAACCTGGTCGACTACATCTCGCTGCACCTGTACGGCGCGAGCACGCATCTGTTCTCGTCGGCGTCCGGCGACGACGACTACGACGCGGTGGTGGCCCAGCCGGCGTACTTCGAACAACGCATCCAGGACTACTCCCACCTCGTCGCCGGCCTAGCCGCGAAGGCAGGTGTCAACCGGCCGTTGGCACTGGCGCTGGACGAGTGGAACATCCGGCACCTGGAGCCCGCGTCCTGGCCGGAGCCGTCCCCCTCCGACGAGGGTGGGTTCGTACCCCGCGACGTCGCGACTCCGGACGAGTCACCGACCAACCTCCGGGTCAACCGCTGGAGCCCCCGTACGCTCGCGGACGCGTTGTTCTACGCCGGGGTGTTCCACGCGCTGCACCGAGGCACGGATCTGCCCGTACCGCCGACGATGGCGAACACGGTCAACCTGGTCAACGCCAACGGCCTCGTCGTCGCCCGGCCCGGCGGCGCGGTCAGGTCGGCGTCCTACCACGTCTGGGACCTGTACCAGAACTCGCTGGGCAACCGGGCGCTCGCGAGCCAGGTCGACGGCCCGTCCCGGTCCGCGGCGCTACGCCAGGGCGACGAACGCGAGCGCGGCGGCCGGCACACCACCCGTCCCGCCGTGGTCGCGTACCTCGACGTGAGCGCGACACTCACCGAGGACCGCCGTTTCCTGCGCATCGCGGTGATCAACCGACACCGGTCGAACCCGATCCGGGCACGGATCGTCCTGGACGGCAGGGCCGAGACGCTCCCACCCAGCGCGCACGTCCGTGACCTCGGCGCCGACGTCGACGATGTGCTGGCCGGCAACAGTCTCATCGCCCCCGACAGCGTGAGCGTTCGTGACCGCGGGCGAGTGGACGTGCCCTCCGGTGAGTACGACTTCCCGCCCCACTCGGTGACTGTCCTGTCGTTCGCTCTCTGA